From a single Arthrobacter sp. SLBN-112 genomic region:
- a CDS encoding SDR family oxidoreductase, whose protein sequence is MSETDKQTDQPKDPRGGYHSGPFPEQEQKQPGLTAPMDPKPDHGELSYEGHGKLEGKAALITGGDSGIGKAAAIAFAREGADVAISYLPEEEDDAQDTAEWIRKAGRRVLLLPGDGREEEFSTRIVEETVSEFGRLDVLVLNAAYQKNRESLETLPTEEFDRVFRTNLYSLLWSARAAVPHLKAGASIITTASIQAFNPSPGLIDYAMTKAAQVAFTKALAQELGPKGIRVNAVAPGPIWTPLIPATEWPDKLPSFGQDTPLERAGQPAELAAAYVLLASEDGSYISGAVLPVTGGKGL, encoded by the coding sequence ATGAGCGAGACGGACAAGCAAACAGACCAGCCGAAGGATCCCCGCGGCGGTTACCACTCGGGCCCCTTTCCGGAACAGGAACAAAAGCAGCCCGGACTGACCGCGCCCATGGACCCCAAGCCCGACCACGGGGAGCTGAGCTACGAGGGGCACGGCAAGCTCGAAGGCAAGGCCGCGCTCATCACCGGAGGGGACTCCGGCATCGGCAAGGCTGCCGCCATCGCCTTCGCCCGTGAGGGGGCCGACGTCGCCATCTCCTACCTGCCCGAGGAGGAAGACGACGCGCAGGACACCGCGGAGTGGATCCGGAAAGCCGGACGCCGCGTGCTGCTGTTGCCCGGCGACGGACGCGAGGAGGAGTTCAGCACCCGCATCGTGGAGGAAACGGTCTCCGAATTCGGCCGCCTCGATGTGCTGGTCCTGAACGCCGCGTACCAGAAGAACCGCGAGAGCCTGGAGACCCTTCCCACCGAGGAGTTTGACCGGGTCTTCCGGACCAACCTTTACTCGCTGCTGTGGTCCGCGCGGGCGGCCGTGCCGCACCTGAAGGCCGGGGCCTCCATCATCACCACCGCCTCCATCCAGGCCTTCAACCCCTCGCCGGGGCTGATCGACTACGCCATGACCAAAGCGGCGCAAGTGGCCTTCACCAAGGCCCTGGCCCAGGAACTGGGGCCCAAGGGGATCCGTGTCAACGCCGTGGCCCCCGGCCCCATCTGGACTCCGTTGATCCCGGCCACCGAGTGGCCGGACAAGCTCCCCTCCTTCGGGCAGGACACGCCACTGGAGCGCGCGGGGCAGCCGGCGGAGCTCGCCGCGGCGTATGTACTGCTCGCCTCTGAGGACGGTTCCTACATTTCCGGTGCAGTCCTGCCCGTCACGGGCGGCAAGGGGCTTTAA
- a CDS encoding sugar phosphate isomerase/epimerase family protein: MPRPFTLFTGQWADLPFEEVARLASGWGYDGLEIAVSGDHLDAWRWDEPGYVDAKLEILDKYNLKVWAISNHLKGQAVCDDPIDFRHQAIVGSKVWGDGDPEGVRQRAAEEMKHTARLAKALGVDTVVGFTGSSIWQYVAMFPPVPEKVIDAGYQDFADRWNPILDVFDECGVRFAHEVHPSEIAYDYWTTVRTLEAIGHREAFGLNWDPSHMMWQGVDPVSFIWDFKDRIYHVDCKDTKVRQTGRNTVLGSHLAWGDPRRGWDFVSAGRGDVPWEASFRALAAIGYDGPISVEWEDAGMDRLHGAPEALAALKKYDFPPSQTSFDAAFSSKD; encoded by the coding sequence ATGCCCCGCCCGTTCACCCTGTTCACCGGCCAGTGGGCCGATCTGCCCTTCGAAGAAGTCGCCCGTCTGGCCTCCGGCTGGGGCTACGACGGACTGGAAATCGCCGTCTCCGGTGACCACCTGGACGCCTGGCGCTGGGATGAACCGGGCTACGTCGACGCCAAGCTCGAGATCCTGGACAAGTACAACCTCAAGGTCTGGGCCATCTCCAACCACCTCAAGGGCCAGGCCGTGTGCGATGACCCCATCGACTTCCGGCACCAGGCCATCGTCGGCTCCAAGGTCTGGGGCGACGGCGACCCGGAAGGTGTCCGCCAACGCGCCGCCGAGGAAATGAAACACACCGCACGGCTGGCCAAGGCGCTCGGCGTGGACACCGTGGTCGGGTTCACCGGCTCCTCCATCTGGCAGTATGTCGCGATGTTCCCGCCCGTCCCCGAAAAGGTGATCGACGCCGGCTACCAGGACTTCGCCGACCGCTGGAACCCCATCCTGGACGTCTTCGACGAATGCGGCGTCCGCTTCGCCCACGAAGTCCACCCCTCCGAGATCGCCTACGACTACTGGACCACGGTCCGCACCCTCGAAGCGATCGGCCACCGCGAAGCGTTCGGCCTGAACTGGGACCCGTCCCACATGATGTGGCAGGGCGTTGATCCCGTCTCCTTCATCTGGGACTTCAAGGACCGGATCTACCACGTGGACTGCAAGGACACCAAGGTCCGGCAGACCGGCCGGAACACCGTCCTGGGCTCCCACCTGGCCTGGGGCGACCCCCGCCGCGGCTGGGACTTCGTCTCCGCAGGCCGCGGCGACGTCCCCTGGGAAGCCTCCTTCCGCGCCCTCGCCGCCATCGGCTACGACGGCCCCATCTCCGTGGAATGGGAAGACGCAGGCATGGACCGCCTCCACGGCGCCCCCGAAGCCCTCGCCGCCCTGAAGAAGTACGACTTTCCACCCTCCCAGACCAGCTTCGACGCCGCCTTCAGCAGCAAGGACTAG
- a CDS encoding TolB family protein, with protein MVRTLQPGQCCEVWTASVTGESSLVFRTEDMLLEAPNWTLDGRALILNGDGRLWRLDLAACSLTEVPLTGVPDLNNDHVLDPDGTGIFLSGEDGHIYRAPLAGGHATRITDDDGSFHFLHGVSPDGGRLAYVDIGAGDFARPGRLRTIASAGGPPESVEVGQRHCDGPEYSPDGIWLYLNTESFTAAPGHAQLARVRPDGSQFERLVDSGTVDWFPHLSPDGRLASYLRFPAGTLGHPADLPVEVVLVSTSDWTTPLHTWPVFGGQGTLNVNSWFPDSGQFAYVAYPPGAGRG; from the coding sequence GTGGTCCGCACCCTTCAACCAGGCCAATGCTGCGAGGTGTGGACGGCGTCAGTCACCGGGGAATCTTCGCTCGTCTTCCGCACGGAGGACATGCTGCTCGAGGCGCCCAACTGGACCCTCGACGGCCGGGCGCTGATCCTCAACGGAGACGGCAGGCTGTGGCGGCTCGACCTGGCGGCCTGCTCCCTCACCGAAGTTCCGCTCACCGGCGTCCCGGACCTCAATAATGACCACGTCCTGGACCCGGACGGCACCGGCATCTTCCTCTCAGGAGAGGACGGCCATATCTACCGCGCACCGCTGGCAGGCGGGCACGCCACGAGGATCACAGACGACGACGGTTCCTTCCATTTCCTCCACGGCGTCAGTCCCGACGGCGGCCGGCTGGCCTACGTGGACATTGGGGCGGGTGACTTCGCGCGCCCTGGCCGGCTGCGGACCATCGCGTCCGCGGGTGGCCCACCGGAGAGCGTGGAGGTGGGCCAGCGGCACTGCGACGGGCCTGAATATTCTCCGGACGGAATATGGCTGTACCTGAACACGGAGTCGTTCACCGCGGCACCAGGCCACGCCCAGCTTGCCCGGGTCCGCCCTGACGGCAGCCAGTTCGAGCGCCTGGTGGACAGCGGAACGGTCGACTGGTTCCCGCACCTCTCCCCCGACGGCCGCCTGGCCAGCTATCTCCGCTTTCCCGCTGGAACCCTGGGCCACCCCGCAGACCTTCCGGTGGAGGTCGTCCTGGTGTCCACCAGTGACTGGACCACACCACTGCACACCTGGCCGGTATTCGGTGGCCAGGGCACCCTGAACGTCAACAGCTGGTTCCCGGATTCGGGACAGTTCGCATACGTGGCATATCCGCCGGGCGCCGGGCGCGGTTAG
- a CDS encoding glycosyltransferase → MGRRSSEQWARPQDRPVNVAVDVLVPTCNRPAELAVTLAGLAGQTEPAFAVVISDQSAGQPAWDHPAAAAMVRVLEAQGRPVTLLRHLPRRGLAEHRQFLLDQATADQCLFLDDDVWLEPGALERLSTALDELQCGFVGMAPQGLSFLADRRPEQTAAFQAWEGPVTPERIRPGAPGFERWPLHSAANLSHLSAELSLQPGEWVPYHVAWLGGCVLYRREALNDAGGFLFWTSLPADHAGEDVVAQWQVMERYGGAGILPSGAVHLESPTTVTDRRVEAYDVVLKEDAV, encoded by the coding sequence GTGGGCAGGAGATCTTCGGAGCAGTGGGCGAGGCCGCAGGACCGGCCTGTCAACGTGGCGGTGGACGTCCTGGTGCCCACCTGCAACCGGCCGGCCGAGCTCGCCGTCACCCTCGCGGGACTGGCCGGACAGACCGAGCCCGCGTTCGCCGTCGTCATCAGCGACCAGTCAGCCGGGCAGCCGGCCTGGGACCATCCCGCTGCCGCAGCAATGGTGCGCGTGCTGGAGGCGCAGGGCCGGCCCGTCACCCTTCTGCGGCACCTGCCGCGGCGCGGTCTGGCCGAACACCGCCAGTTCCTGCTGGACCAGGCCACGGCGGATCAGTGCCTCTTCCTTGACGACGACGTCTGGCTGGAGCCGGGCGCCCTCGAGCGGCTGAGCACGGCGCTGGATGAGCTTCAGTGCGGTTTTGTAGGAATGGCGCCGCAGGGCCTGTCCTTCCTGGCCGACCGCAGGCCGGAACAGACGGCCGCGTTCCAGGCCTGGGAAGGCCCGGTGACTCCGGAGCGCATTCGGCCAGGTGCCCCGGGCTTTGAACGCTGGCCACTGCACAGCGCTGCCAACCTCAGCCACCTCAGCGCGGAACTGTCGCTGCAGCCGGGCGAATGGGTGCCGTACCACGTGGCGTGGCTGGGCGGCTGCGTACTGTACCGCAGGGAGGCGCTGAACGACGCCGGCGGGTTCCTTTTCTGGACCAGCCTCCCCGCCGACCACGCCGGAGAAGATGTCGTGGCGCAGTGGCAGGTGATGGAACGGTACGGCGGGGCGGGCATCCTGCCGTCCGGCGCGGTCCACCTGGAGTCGCCCACCACCGTGACGGACCGGCGGGTGGAGGCGTACGACGTGGTCCTGAAGGAGGATGCTGTCTGA
- a CDS encoding DUF6328 family protein, translated as MSEVEDYTGRTGRNETREEQLDRNWAELLQELRVLQTGVQILAGFLLTLPFQQRFEKLDDWEVNLYLTNVVIAALTTAFILLPVSVHRRLFRKRLKETLVSSADTITKIALSGIALLSAGTAALVFDVAAGRSAGITAGAALLGVMVVMLVFVPLRLNKRATGRIIPPASEKE; from the coding sequence ATGTCCGAAGTTGAGGATTACACGGGCCGGACGGGACGCAATGAGACCCGCGAGGAGCAGCTTGACCGCAACTGGGCGGAACTCCTGCAGGAGCTGCGCGTGCTTCAGACCGGGGTACAGATCCTGGCCGGTTTCCTGCTGACGCTGCCATTCCAGCAGCGGTTCGAAAAGCTGGACGACTGGGAGGTCAATCTCTACCTGACCAACGTTGTGATCGCCGCGCTGACCACCGCTTTCATCCTCCTCCCGGTCAGCGTGCACCGGCGGCTCTTCCGCAAGCGGCTCAAGGAAACACTGGTCTCCAGCGCTGACACCATCACCAAGATCGCCCTTAGCGGCATTGCCCTGCTGAGCGCCGGAACTGCCGCCCTGGTGTTCGATGTTGCCGCCGGGCGGTCTGCCGGGATCACCGCCGGGGCCGCACTGCTGGGCGTCATGGTGGTCATGCTGGTATTCGTACCGCTTCGACTGAACAAGCGGGCCACGGGAAGGATCATCCCGCCCGCATCAGAAAAGGAGTAA
- a CDS encoding LuxR family transcriptional regulator produces MRTSLRTILLALLLLAAPALPASAAVAAAPASAISQASPVQADTAQVASGSTGAAWAAGTSPTPSPGDTASTGPANPGTGESAQNESTRLNYFPWVIAGVAVLVVIAVLILRRRRNTTIVG; encoded by the coding sequence ATGAGAACTTCCCTGCGAACCATCCTGCTGGCCCTGCTGCTCCTGGCCGCCCCGGCCCTTCCGGCCAGCGCCGCCGTTGCAGCGGCGCCCGCATCTGCCATCAGCCAGGCGAGCCCAGTACAGGCAGACACGGCACAGGTGGCCTCGGGATCAACAGGCGCGGCATGGGCCGCAGGCACGTCTCCCACACCTTCTCCCGGTGATACCGCGTCCACCGGACCCGCCAATCCCGGCACGGGTGAATCGGCCCAGAACGAGTCCACCCGCCTGAACTACTTCCCGTGGGTCATCGCGGGAGTAGCCGTCCTGGTCGTGATTGCCGTCCTGATCCTCCGGCGCCGCCGCAACACCACCATCGTGGGCTAG
- a CDS encoding Gfo/Idh/MocA family protein produces MSTTASRKGPVGVGVIGAGVISKQYLDNLTAFPDLKVLVIADLFEDAAEARAKEYGIPEWGGVDKALNHPDVEIIVNLTIPAAHVEVATAAVNAGKHVWTEKPFSLDRESGLGLLKTADAAGIRLGCAPDTFLGAGIQTALRLIQRGDIGTPLTAMTTFQTPGPESWHPNPAFLFQHGAGPLFDMGPYYLTTLVQAFGSIRKVAAVGSKAKDVRVIGSGPKAGEEFTVEVPTHVSAMAQFESGASSHSVFSFESPRTRMGFVEITGTEATISLPDPNYFTGDIKLWRAGDEDWTTVPATGPANGRGMGVLDMARSIRAGVLHRATGELAYHVLDTMVSISESVESGTFVDVESSAPASPALPEDWAPETATL; encoded by the coding sequence ATGAGCACCACAGCTTCCCGCAAGGGCCCGGTGGGCGTCGGCGTCATCGGCGCCGGCGTGATCAGCAAGCAGTACCTGGACAACCTCACCGCATTCCCGGACCTTAAGGTCCTCGTCATCGCGGATCTTTTCGAGGACGCGGCTGAGGCCCGCGCCAAGGAGTACGGCATCCCCGAGTGGGGCGGGGTGGACAAGGCACTGAACCACCCGGACGTCGAAATCATCGTCAACCTCACCATTCCCGCCGCGCACGTGGAGGTGGCCACCGCCGCCGTCAACGCCGGCAAGCATGTCTGGACGGAAAAGCCGTTCAGCCTGGACCGGGAATCCGGGCTAGGCCTGCTCAAGACCGCAGACGCCGCCGGAATCCGCCTGGGCTGCGCCCCGGACACCTTCCTGGGCGCCGGGATCCAAACCGCCCTGCGGTTGATCCAGCGCGGCGACATCGGCACCCCGCTGACAGCCATGACGACGTTCCAGACCCCCGGCCCGGAATCCTGGCACCCGAACCCCGCTTTCCTCTTCCAGCACGGCGCGGGCCCGCTGTTCGACATGGGGCCGTACTACCTCACCACCCTGGTCCAGGCCTTCGGCTCCATCCGCAAGGTGGCCGCCGTCGGGTCCAAGGCCAAGGACGTGCGGGTCATCGGCTCGGGCCCCAAGGCGGGCGAGGAATTCACCGTCGAGGTGCCCACCCACGTCTCCGCGATGGCGCAGTTCGAGTCTGGCGCCTCCTCGCACAGCGTTTTCTCCTTCGAGTCCCCCCGCACCCGCATGGGATTCGTGGAAATCACCGGCACCGAAGCCACCATCTCGCTGCCGGATCCCAACTACTTCACCGGCGACATCAAGCTCTGGCGCGCCGGTGACGAGGACTGGACCACCGTTCCGGCCACCGGGCCCGCCAACGGCCGCGGCATGGGCGTGCTGGACATGGCGCGCTCCATCCGTGCCGGCGTCCTGCACCGCGCTACGGGTGAGCTGGCCTACCACGTCCTGGACACCATGGTCTCCATCTCCGAGTCCGTCGAGTCCGGCACGTTCGTGGATGTGGAAAGCTCTGCCCCGGCGTCGCCCGCCCTCCCCGAGGACTGGGCGCCGGAGACCGCCACCCTCTGA
- a CDS encoding sugar phosphate isomerase/epimerase family protein, with product MSYSLQLYTLRNAISEDLPGTIRKVAEIGFTQVEPYNFVATAKELGAALKENGLTAPSGHAPLMSQDQDEIFAAAKELGITTVIDPFLPAEHWQKAEDIQATAAKLNAAAKKGAEYGIRVGYHNHAWELESIVEGRTALEYFESLLDPELVLEVDTYWVAVGGQDPVDILTKLGDRVRFIHIKDGPLNKDNKAQQPAGQGKVPVMDVIAAAKSLEVGVVEFDDYAGDIFEGINESLSFLNAAGEGVKA from the coding sequence ATGTCCTACTCACTGCAGCTTTACACCCTCCGCAACGCAATCTCGGAGGATCTTCCGGGGACCATCAGGAAGGTGGCGGAGATCGGCTTCACGCAGGTCGAGCCGTACAACTTCGTTGCCACGGCCAAGGAACTCGGCGCGGCCCTGAAGGAGAACGGGCTTACCGCACCATCCGGCCACGCACCCCTCATGAGCCAGGACCAGGACGAGATCTTCGCAGCGGCCAAGGAACTGGGCATCACCACCGTCATCGATCCGTTCCTGCCCGCCGAGCACTGGCAGAAGGCCGAAGACATCCAGGCAACGGCTGCAAAGCTCAACGCTGCTGCCAAGAAGGGCGCCGAATACGGCATCCGCGTTGGCTACCACAACCACGCCTGGGAATTGGAGTCCATCGTCGAGGGCCGCACGGCCCTGGAGTACTTCGAGTCCCTGCTGGACCCGGAACTTGTCCTGGAAGTGGACACGTACTGGGTGGCCGTCGGAGGCCAGGACCCGGTGGACATCCTCACCAAGCTTGGCGACCGCGTGAGGTTCATCCACATCAAGGACGGCCCCCTGAACAAGGACAACAAGGCCCAGCAGCCCGCAGGCCAGGGCAAGGTGCCGGTCATGGACGTCATCGCCGCGGCCAAGTCGCTGGAGGTGGGCGTGGTGGAGTTCGACGACTACGCCGGCGACATCTTCGAAGGCATCAACGAGAGCCTTTCCTTCCTCAACGCTGCAGGCGAAGGAGTAAAAGCATGA
- a CDS encoding Gfo/Idh/MocA family protein, with amino-acid sequence MTTPAHPSEPPASRRVSRPLGVAAIGYAFMGKAHSNAWRNVASFFDVPAFEQKVLVGRDAGAVAEAAAKYGWAESATDWRTVITRDDIDVVDICAPGWMHAEIAIAALEAGKHVLVEKPLANTLAEAELMTAAAAKARANGVQSMIGFNYRRVPALALARELIAEGRLGTVRHVRAAYLQDWLADAQAPMTWRLRKETAGSGALGDIASHAIDQVLFLLGDQVTEVSGRLNTFVDRRPGANGPASGLEDVTVDDAAWATLSLTSGAVASVEVSRVATGRKNSLQIEVYGDKGSLLFDLENLNELGFLDATAPVREQGFRRILVNEPEHPYLEAWWPQGHIIGWEHTFTHQVRDFLLAIRDGSQPSPSFEEGLNVQYVLDAVEQSAANKSTLTVVRH; translated from the coding sequence ATGACCACACCCGCACACCCGTCCGAACCGCCGGCCTCCCGCCGGGTTTCCCGCCCGCTGGGTGTGGCCGCCATCGGTTACGCCTTCATGGGCAAGGCCCACTCCAACGCGTGGCGGAACGTGGCCAGCTTCTTCGACGTCCCGGCCTTCGAACAAAAGGTCCTCGTGGGCCGGGACGCCGGTGCCGTGGCAGAGGCCGCGGCAAAGTACGGCTGGGCCGAATCAGCCACCGACTGGCGCACGGTGATCACCCGCGATGACATTGACGTCGTGGACATCTGCGCCCCGGGGTGGATGCATGCCGAGATCGCCATCGCCGCGCTCGAGGCAGGCAAGCACGTCCTGGTGGAAAAGCCGCTGGCCAACACCCTCGCGGAAGCCGAGCTGATGACGGCCGCCGCGGCCAAGGCCCGGGCCAACGGGGTGCAGTCGATGATCGGCTTCAACTACCGGCGCGTCCCGGCCCTGGCCCTGGCCAGGGAACTGATCGCCGAGGGCCGGCTGGGCACCGTCCGGCACGTCCGCGCCGCCTACCTCCAGGACTGGCTCGCGGACGCCCAGGCCCCCATGACCTGGCGGCTGCGGAAGGAGACCGCCGGGTCCGGGGCGCTCGGGGACATCGCCTCCCACGCCATCGACCAGGTGCTTTTCCTCCTGGGCGACCAGGTCACCGAGGTCAGCGGCCGACTCAACACCTTCGTGGACCGCCGCCCCGGTGCAAATGGTCCCGCAAGCGGGCTTGAGGACGTAACGGTCGACGACGCCGCCTGGGCCACGCTGTCCCTCACCTCCGGGGCGGTGGCCTCCGTGGAGGTCTCCCGCGTGGCCACCGGCAGGAAGAACTCCCTCCAGATCGAGGTCTACGGCGACAAGGGCAGCCTCCTGTTCGACCTGGAAAACCTTAACGAACTCGGCTTCCTGGACGCTACGGCCCCGGTCCGCGAGCAGGGCTTCCGCAGGATTTTGGTCAACGAACCAGAGCACCCCTACCTGGAGGCGTGGTGGCCGCAGGGCCACATCATCGGCTGGGAACACACCTTCACCCACCAGGTCCGCGACTTCCTGCTGGCCATCCGGGACGGAAGCCAGCCCTCGCCGTCGTTCGAAGAAGGACTGAACGTCCAGTACGTCCTGGACGCGGTGGAGCAGTCCGCCGCCAACAAAAGCACCCTCACCGTCGTCCGCCACTAG
- a CDS encoding DUF6766 family protein codes for MRKWAKEHGLLLANLGCFLAFFVGMILSGAASYSEDQQAHGEPAVSVLQFLGTGAFVEATFENWESEFLQMAMYVVLTVFLFQKGSSESKPVGKDAPQDEDPRQATLRKATPWPVRRGGVVLKVYEHSLSILLFALFLGSFFLHAAGGVDEYNQDQQSHGQSTITFLQYLGTSRFWFESFQNWQSEFLAVAVLVGASVYLREKGSPESKPVAEPHYETGA; via the coding sequence ATGCGCAAATGGGCAAAAGAACATGGCCTGCTGCTGGCCAACCTGGGGTGCTTTCTTGCGTTCTTCGTGGGCATGATCCTCTCCGGGGCCGCCTCTTACAGTGAGGATCAGCAGGCCCATGGGGAACCCGCCGTCTCGGTCCTGCAGTTCCTGGGCACGGGCGCCTTCGTCGAGGCCACGTTCGAGAACTGGGAGTCGGAGTTCCTGCAGATGGCCATGTACGTGGTCCTCACCGTGTTCCTGTTCCAAAAAGGCTCATCCGAATCCAAGCCCGTGGGCAAGGATGCGCCCCAGGATGAAGACCCGCGCCAGGCGACTCTCAGGAAAGCCACGCCATGGCCCGTACGGCGGGGCGGAGTGGTGCTCAAGGTCTACGAGCATTCCCTGTCGATCCTGCTGTTCGCGCTGTTCCTCGGATCGTTCTTCCTGCACGCCGCCGGGGGCGTGGACGAGTACAACCAGGACCAGCAAAGCCATGGCCAGTCCACCATCACCTTCCTGCAGTACCTGGGCACCAGCCGCTTCTGGTTCGAGTCTTTCCAGAACTGGCAAAGCGAGTTCCTGGCCGTCGCGGTCCTGGTGGGCGCCTCCGTCTACCTGCGGGAGAAGGGCTCCCCGGAGTCAAAGCCTGTTGCCGAACCCCACTACGAAACCGGAGCCTGA
- a CDS encoding glycerate kinase, which yields MRILIAPDKFKGSLTAAEAAAAIAEGALRVYPEAVATQFPIADGGEGTLEAAVAAGYEERLNAVVGPILTPLGAAWAIHKAGDGKVTAVIETAQASGLADMEPTPANALRAHSYGCGQLIAAALDAGATEVVLGLGGSAMTDGGSGALRALGLKPLDSAGNVVPLGGGSLADVVALDTTGLDPRLTATTFRIAVDVRNPLYGPSGAAHVFGPQKGADQDAVEMLDAGLRNWASVLREATGRDVNVPGAGAAGGFPASFLAFTDATLEGGFALVAGLTGLAAQLEQADLVITGEGSMDSQSLTGKAPIALADAARERGIPVIVVAGRILVTLEDLAGHGVVAAAQLLDVASSPEDAVANAGKYLAWATSQVLEGA from the coding sequence ATGCGCATTCTTATCGCTCCGGACAAGTTCAAGGGGTCCCTGACCGCAGCCGAAGCTGCCGCCGCCATCGCGGAAGGCGCCTTGCGGGTGTACCCGGAAGCCGTCGCCACCCAATTTCCCATTGCCGACGGCGGCGAGGGCACCCTTGAGGCGGCCGTGGCCGCGGGCTACGAAGAGCGGCTGAATGCCGTGGTTGGTCCCATCCTCACCCCGCTCGGCGCCGCCTGGGCAATCCACAAGGCCGGCGACGGCAAGGTGACGGCAGTGATCGAAACGGCGCAGGCTTCCGGCCTGGCCGACATGGAACCAACTCCTGCCAACGCCTTGCGTGCCCACAGCTACGGCTGCGGCCAGCTCATCGCAGCCGCCCTGGACGCGGGGGCCACCGAGGTTGTCCTGGGCCTCGGCGGTTCGGCCATGACCGACGGCGGCAGCGGCGCACTGCGCGCTTTGGGCCTGAAGCCCCTGGACTCCGCCGGGAACGTGGTGCCCCTGGGCGGTGGTTCGCTGGCCGACGTGGTGGCCCTGGACACGACCGGGTTGGATCCGCGGCTGACCGCGACAACGTTCCGCATCGCCGTCGACGTCCGTAACCCCCTGTACGGACCTTCGGGCGCCGCGCATGTCTTCGGCCCCCAAAAGGGCGCGGACCAGGACGCTGTGGAAATGCTCGACGCCGGGCTGCGCAACTGGGCGTCCGTGCTGCGGGAAGCAACGGGCCGGGACGTGAACGTCCCCGGCGCCGGCGCCGCCGGCGGCTTCCCGGCGTCGTTCCTTGCCTTTACCGACGCCACGCTGGAAGGCGGCTTCGCGCTGGTGGCCGGGCTGACCGGCCTCGCCGCGCAACTGGAGCAGGCAGACCTGGTGATCACCGGTGAGGGATCCATGGATTCGCAGTCGCTCACCGGCAAGGCGCCCATTGCGCTCGCGGACGCGGCCCGGGAACGCGGGATCCCCGTCATCGTGGTGGCCGGCAGGATCCTGGTGACCCTTGAGGACCTCGCCGGGCATGGCGTGGTTGCCGCGGCGCAGCTGCTGGACGTCGCGTCGAGCCCTGAAGACGCCGTGGCGAACGCCGGCAAGTACCTGGCCTGGGCAACAAGCCAGGTACTTGAGGGCGCCTAG
- a CDS encoding carbohydrate ABC transporter permease gives MSAVLHAHPESGPALGVDAGKRRKVLSEAGQRGRWWRFAAILIITGIVLVPIMVTVLLAFTPGPNSTATGLTFENLGNVFSKTLAATWLKNSLITTLSTVVVSVAVAAPAGYVLSRGRSKAVSGYSLLLFVMQSLPIITSVVPLFILFAGMGLVDNLLGLTIIYVGSTMTVATWMMAAYFDSIPISLEEASWIDGCSVFGSFTKVVLRNSLPGVLSTAIFAFLLAWNDYLVAIVFLRSNEIFTLPMGVQSFFQQNATDWTSVMALAVVMMLPPVIVFATLNKYFSVGGIGGSLAGR, from the coding sequence ATGAGTGCAGTACTCCACGCCCATCCCGAATCCGGCCCCGCACTCGGCGTCGACGCCGGCAAACGCCGCAAGGTCCTCTCCGAGGCCGGCCAGCGCGGCCGCTGGTGGCGCTTCGCCGCGATCCTCATCATCACCGGGATCGTGCTGGTGCCCATCATGGTCACAGTGCTGCTGGCGTTCACTCCCGGGCCCAACAGCACCGCCACGGGCCTGACCTTCGAAAACCTCGGCAACGTGTTCTCCAAAACGCTCGCCGCCACGTGGCTTAAGAACAGCCTGATCACCACCCTCTCCACCGTGGTGGTCTCGGTGGCCGTCGCCGCACCAGCGGGGTACGTCCTCTCCCGGGGCCGCAGCAAGGCAGTTTCCGGATATTCGCTGCTGCTGTTCGTCATGCAGTCCCTGCCCATCATCACCTCGGTGGTGCCCTTGTTCATCCTGTTCGCCGGCATGGGCCTGGTGGACAACCTCCTGGGCCTGACCATCATCTACGTCGGCTCCACCATGACGGTTGCCACCTGGATGATGGCCGCCTACTTTGACTCCATCCCCATCAGCCTGGAGGAGGCTTCCTGGATCGATGGCTGCTCGGTTTTCGGTTCCTTCACCAAGGTGGTGCTCCGGAACTCCCTTCCCGGTGTCCTTTCGACAGCGATCTTCGCCTTCCTCCTCGCCTGGAACGACTACCTGGTGGCCATCGTGTTCCTGCGCTCGAATGAAATCTTCACCCTGCCCATGGGCGTGCAGTCCTTCTTCCAGCAGAATGCAACGGACTGGACCTCCGTCATGGCCCTGGCCGTGGTCATGATGCTCCCGCCCGTCATCGTCTTCGCCACCCTGAACAAGTACTTCAGCGTCGGCGGCATCGGCGGCTCGCTCGCCGGCCGCTGA